The genomic segment GTACGTTCTCGTCCGCGGCATTCGGGTCGGACAGCATGTTTCCGTCCTGATCGATCACCCGAACCTGCGACGGGCTCAGCTTCTCCACGGCGCCCGCCACCAACTGCGTCACGCCCTGCACCTGGGCCTGCGACAGCGACCCGCCCGCAAGGCCGAGGACGACCGAGGCGCTCGCCTCTACCTGCTGGGCCTGAAACGGGTCATCCTCCGGCTCCACGAGGTGCACCCGGGCGCTCTCGACCTGCCCAACGCTCGAGACGGTCTGGGCCAGCTCCCCCTCCAGCGCCCGCTTGCTGTTGAGCCTCTGCATGAAGTCCGTCATCCCGAGCGTCCCCTGGTCGAACAGCTCGTACCCGGTCTGCCCGTCGTCGATGGTGCCGTCCGAGCTAAACTGGAGGCGCAACTCGTGCATGGAGGCACGCGGAACGTACACGGCCGAGCCCTGGCTGCGGAGCTCGTAGGGCGTCCCCTCCTCCTTCAGCCGACTGACCACGCGGTTGGCCGCCTCGGGCTCCAGGTCGCCGAAGAGGAGCGCGTAGTCGGGCTGGCTCGACCAGTAGGCCGTGCCGACGAGGAGCGCAATCGTCCCCACCGCCAACAGCCCGAGCCCGACCTGCTGCCCGGTGGAGAGGCGCCCAAAAAATTGCTGAATGCGCGCGAGAAACGTCTCCATTCGTAGGTGAGAACAGCACTAGCGCAAAGCGAACCCCCCAGTCCTCCCTGGCATCAGGGCGAAAACCCCGACACTGTGCGAGTCGGTTAGATCTGTGTCTGCATCAGCTTCTGATAGGCCTGGAGTCCTCGGCTGCGCACCTCGTTCATGAGCTCAAACTGAAGGCGGGCCTGGTTCATCGAGATCATCACGTCGTGCAGGTCTTTCTCTTCCCCCGCCACGAAGGCGCTTACCTTCTCGTTGGCCGTGTCCTGCGCCTCATCGACCCCTTCGACCGCGTTCTCGAGCGTATCGCTGAAGCTGGGGCCATCGGTTGCCTCGTCCAGGTTGGGGAGGTCGTCTCCCCCCTCATCCGTCTGCTGGATGGCGGCCTGGCGAAAATTTTGGAGCTGAGCAGCCTTCATGGCCGTCGGGGGTCTATCGAATATGGAGCGTCTTGCTGAACGTACTTGTGCGGACTGGGTGGGCCGTCACCCGGTCACGTCGAGGTTGCTACCAACGGAATTCGGATTGACGGTCTGCGCGCCCCGTCCTCGCCCGTAGAGCCGCATCGACAGCTCCGGGTCTTCTGGAAAGTTCTCCTCGATGGCCTTGCGCTCCTGCGTGGTGAGGGCGTCGTCGGAGGCGTCCTGCGCCTCTGCAGGGCTGGAGGTGGGCTGTGTCTCGGAAGATTTCTCGGCGCTCGAGGCAGATTTTTCGGAATCCGAGGCAGCACTGGACGATTCCTGGGAGGGATTGACGCCCTGCGTGTAAGCCGCGCGGCCGGCGGCGGACGAGCCAATTGTGTTCATGGGGGACAAGGCGACGCGTGCAAGAGGGCGACGAGAGGACAGGCGGTCCGTTAAATTTCGAAGGTGCGCTGGGCCATGCTCTTAGTGGCCTCCACCGCTGAGAGATTGGCCTCATAGACGCGATTCGCAGATGTCATCCGGGCCATTTCCTGAGCGACGTTCACGTCCGGGTAGTGGACGTATCCTTCCTCATCCGCGTCTGGATGGGAGGGGTCATACTCAAGACGCTCCTTCTCAATCTCTTCGATCTCGGTCTTCGGCCCCAGGTCTCCGGTGGCCTGCTCCGGCGGGAGTGAGGCCTCACGCAGGTGCCTCGCGTTCGTACTGCGCAGCTCGAGCTGCGGGTCGAGGCCGCCCCGGTTCAGGCGCTCGTAGTCCGCGTTGTCGACCTCCTGCACGGCCCGCTTGATCCGGAACGGATCCCCATCCTCCGTGCGCGACGTGGAGGCGTTGGCGAGGTTCTCCGTGGCGGCGCCGAGCTTACGGCGCTGGGCCTCCAGACCGCGCGCGGCGGTCTTCATCGCGGGAAGAAACTGGTTTCCGATCGGCATGGGACAGTGATGGGTTCTGGAGACAAGGGGCGTGGGGGTGGCGGCGGCTACCGCGCGCTTCCGGTGATGCCCATTCGCATGAGGTCGAAGTGCTCGGTGAGGGCCCGGGAGGCCATTCGCGTGCGCATCTGCGTGTCCGTCAGAGACATGAGCTCCTCCTCGAGCACGGGCGCTTCGTCTTCAACCTCCGTGTCGGCCTCTACCTCCGACTGCTCCCGGAGGCTGCCCGAAAGGCGACGCACCTCCTGTAGCTCCTCTTCAAAGGATACCGACATCCGGTCGTACCCGGGCGTATCGACGTTGGCGAGATTGCTGGACGCGGCCCGTCGACGCTGGGTGTAGGCGGACATCGCGTTGCGCAGAAGGCGAACGTGTGTGGTTTCCATGGTCCAGTCGGTCCTGCGGGGATGGCGCGTTGGGACTACAATCCAATCAAGCACTGTGCCACGACCGCGGACCGCCGGCTTGTTCGCCGGGGGGCGCCCCGGCTGCGGAATCCGTATTCGTGTTAAAACGGAATATATTTAAAGAGAGAGCCGGAAATATTTACACCAACCCACGACCAGTTCACGAACGAGCACCCCTGCAGACACGCGCTGCGGACCGATTGTCCGTTTTGTAACGACCTGGGCCCCGGGGTCGGCGTACGGTTTGCAGCATCGGGGCGTGCTGCACTGCCTTCCTTTATCGCCCTACCATCCGTCCATGCCTCCCGACACGTCCCCCGAGCGCACCTCGGTTCCGACCCTGGAGGTTCCGTCCACGTCCAGCGGGGCGGAGCGTCCCGACGCCACCGAGGGGTCGTCTCCGGCTGGCGGACACGACGAGGCCCTGAAGCACCTGACGTCGGTGCTGACCCGCCACCTCGCCCCCCTCACGAACACGATCGCCCGCCACGCGGATCGCCTGGTGGACGCGCCTGACCCGAAGCGCCGACGCGAGAGCGCGATGGACGTGCTGGCGGCCTCCGCCCAAATTGACGACCTGCTGGCGGCACTCCGTCACTACAGCCGCCCCATCGATGCCGCGGCACAGCGCGTGGCCGTGGCTGATGCCGTGGAGGACACGATCGGCCTGCTCGACGACACGGCGCAGACACGGGTCCGGATGAGGGTGGAACCTGAGGCCGACCGTTCTATCGACGCGGACCCGGCGCTCCTCCGCCAGGCCCTGCTCAACCTTCTGAAGAACGCCCTGGAGGCCACGACTGCCCCGGAAACGGTACTCCTGCGCGCCGCTCGCGCCGACGACGCGTCCGACGAAGCCCCCCAGGTCGCGTTCGAGGTGTGGAACGACGGGGAGATTGAGCTTGACGACCCGTCCGTGGTCTTCCAGCCATTCTACTCCGCCCGCCCCCAGCACCTCGGGCTCGGGCTCCCCATCGCGGCCCACATCGCCGAGCAGCACGACGGGTCGCTCCGTCTTTCCACGAACAGCGTCGCGGACGGCGGGACCTGCTTCACCCTGCAGGTTTGATCCGCGTCGCCTCTCGTCGCCCGCGCACGTTTCTCCGTCCGAGGGCCCCCGTAGTGCCAAACATTCTCACCCACCGCCCCCGCAAAGCATGAACACAACATCGTCTACGCCCCCCACCACGACTTCTCCTCACATTCTGGCCGTCGACGACGAGGTCATGCTCCATGACGTCTTCGAGCGTCTGTTTCCGCGCGAGGGGATCGAGGTAACGGCCTGCTCAAGCGGCACAGAGGCAATCGAGCTGCTGGAGGAGGAGGACGCCTTCGACCTCGTGCTGACCACCCACCAGATGTCGGGGCCCGACGGAATGGAACTTCTGGACCACATCCAGGAGCACCACCCGACGGTTCGCGTCATTCTGCTCTCGGACCAGGACAACGCGCAGAATGCCGTGCGGGCGATGCAGAAGGGCGCCGCCGACTATATTCCAAAGCCGTTCTCGACCGACGAGCTCGTGGACCGCGTGAAGGACCTCCTCGCGGAGCCGGCGCCGTCCGCGCAGTCGGGCAGTCTTCTGGGGGGAGACTCCGCTCCCAGCGCCGCGAACGTCACCTCGGCCGACGGGGCCCCCACCGGCAGTGCCGACGACCCGGATCTCTCCACTAGTTCTTCCCTCTCTCCCCAGGACGGGGCGCCGGAGAGCGACGCACAGTTCGTGGGGGAGCACAAGAGTGTTCAGCACCTCAAGACCATGGTACCCCGGGTTGCGCAGAGCGAGGCCCCCGTCTTCATCCACGGAGAGAGCGGAACGGGGAAGGAGATCCTCTCCCAGTTGGTCCACGACCGGAGCGCCCGTGCTGACGAACCGTACGTCCCCATCAACTGCGCTGCTCTGCCGAGCGACTTGGTGGAGAGCCACTTGTTCGGGCACGTGGAAGGCGCATTCACCGGGGCGGTGGACGACATGGAGGGGGCGTTCGAACAGGCCGACGGAGGGACGTTGCTCCTGGACGAGATCACGGAAATCGATTGCGGCGTCCAGGCGAAGCTACTTCGCGTGCTGCAGGAGCAGCAATTTCAGAAAGTGGGAGCCTCGGAGAAGAAAGAAGTAGACGTACGCATCGTCGCCACGAGCAACCGAGACTTAAGGACGCGGTAGACGAAGGTGCTTTCCGTGAAGACCTGTATCACCGACTGGCGGTGTTTCCGCTCCACGTTCCGCCCCTGCGGGGTCGACTTTCCGACATCCCCTTGTTGGCCGAACACTTCGTGGAGAAGTACGCCACCCAATACAACCTTCCGGACAAATCCTTGTCACACGGGTTGCTGCAACACTTTCAGACCCACAGCTGGCCCGGCAACGTGCGGGAGCTCGAAAACATGATTCATCGGGGCGTAGTGATGGCCGCCGATGCGGACACCATCACGAAAGAGCATGTGCTGAATGCATCGTTCACGCGGGATGCAACGACCGATGCCGACAGCAATGCCGGTACGGGGGGAACGACACTCACACAACTTTCGGACGGGAACGGTCCCCCAACGATCGCCGAGATGGAGCGCAAACTTATTTTGCGTACCGTGTCACAGGAAGACGTAAGTCAGAAACATGCCGCTGAAAAACTCGGCGTCAGTGCACGTACCATCCGCAACAAGCTACAAGAGTACCGGGACGAAGGATTTTCGATTTAGGATTGACTACGTTATCCAAAGAGCTCGGTAAGCGACGAGGCGACATCCTCTGCCACGTCCGGCTCGGTGAACCGTCCATTTTCGACCTGTTCCTGAAGTTCCGTACGCCGCTCCTCTGAAAGCGAAGCTTCCTCGTTCAGGGCTTGGCGCCCCCGCTCCACGAGAGCCACGTCCTCTCCACTGAGGCGCTCCTGTGCGGCACGGGCGGCGTCGGAAATCTCCACCTGATCGGTGCCGGCGGCGTCGGTCGTCTCGGACGACTGCTCCGATGACGCCTCCTCTGAGTTTGCGGCCTGCTGCGCCTCACCGATGTTTTCGTTGCGCGCCGAGTCCGGCTGCAACGGCCCGGTGGATGGATTCTGAATATTCATGGGCTCAAGCGCTGTTTGTAAGGAATGGATGTCGGAGCCCCATGCCACGAGCGGCTGCCGTCTTGTGGAGGGTTATCGGGGCGGACACAGATTTATTAAGTAAAGAAAACGTTAAGTAATTAGTTACCCGCTGAGTTCGGGGGGAAGCACTCCGTCGCGACCGGTCTGGTCCGGAGTCGAGGAGGCAGTGTGGTCGTCGTATGAGTCGTTTGCACGCTGCAGTCGCTGCAGCTGATTGAGCTCCGCCTCGATCTCGTCCTCCCGCTCGCGGAGCTGATCTAAAAGGGCCTCGTGCTGGTCGGACAGGGCCTCACGCTTTCGTCGGAGGACACCGTCGGTCTCTTCTGCATCCGGCGTTGTGGACGGGGACGCGTCGGCGTCCGTTCCCGCATCCGTCGCAAGCCGGTCAATGGTCCGCGCGCGCCGATCGAGCAGATTTTCCACACGACCCCAGTCATCGGCCTCCATCGCCTCGGCAATTCGTTCTCCCAGGTGAAGAAGAGCGTCGAGACGTTCGGCGGACACAGCCATCTACTCGAAAGGCGCTGTGGCGATGAGCGCGATCCAGCGACCTCGTCTAGAAAAGCCGCTGGCTAATGGACCGCTGCTGATTAGCGAGCGAGCGGATCGTGCTCTGCACCTGTGCAAACCGGCCTCGAAGCTGCTGTTGGCGGCGCTGGAGGCGCTCGTCGAGACTATCGATCCGGTCGTCGATCCGGTCAATGCTGCTGTCAATGCTATCCTGCCGGTCGTCGAGGAGGCCGCCCGTGTCCGCGTACTGGTCCACACGCTCTTTCATCCGCGTGGCCACCCCGTCGGGGCCGGCAAACAGGTCCTTTAAGGCGCCCTGGTTTTCCCGGACGGCCGTACGAAGGGCATCTTCGTCGGTGAGTTTCAGGGTGCCGTCCCGGTTGGCCTCCACGCCGATGTCCGCGAGGGTATTGAGCCGCTCTGGCTGCCCGTTTACCGGCCGGGTCGCATCGGTGCGGAGCTGCCGACTCAGGCGCCGGAAGCCTGTATCGTCGGCCAGCTCTCCCTCCTCACCGCTTCCCGGATTGATTTCCGTTTTCTCTCGGAGAAAAGAGATGACTTCGTTGACTCGGTCGACGAAGTTCTCCACGATGCTTTGTGCCCCTTCCTCGTCTGCTGTGACGTCGAAGGAAGACTCGGTACCGGTTGCCTTGTCGAGATTAATGGTCACGCCGTCGAGGGCATCTGTGACCTCATTGGAGTTACGGGTCAGCGTCAGGCCGTCCAGAGTAAACTCACTGGTCAGCTTTGAGCTCCCCTCATCGCTCCCCACCTTCGTGAGAAACCCTCCTTGCGAGTCGCCGGCCTTCTGACTCGCGTTCACCTGAAGCTCCGAGAGCAGTCCGTTTCCGGAGTCCGAGAAACCGAGCCGCCCCTGATATCCCTTCTGTGAACTGCGGAGCGAAAGGCGGGCCGTATCACTCGTGGGACTGACCACCGACACATCGGGGCGCTCGTCGGACGAAATCACCCCGTCGTCGACCGCCGTCTGGAGCGCATCGTCCACGGCCGTCTGTATATTCCCCAGAATCTCTTTGTTGGTGGACCCGCTGGGGTCCACAGTCACGCTGACTTGCTCACGGGCATCGGGATTGCTGTCGGTCGGCGAGGCAACCTCAACCGAGAAGGTCTGCTGCCCGTTGTTGTCAAAGAAGGTGCGCAGGCCGCTTCCTCCAGAATTATAGGTCTTCGACACCCGCCCGTCTTCCGAGGCCAATCGGTCGACGGCCAGTGAATGGCTGCCCACACTCGCCGTCTCGTCGGCCGACACGCTGAACGCCTCCGTCCCCGAAGCGCCACTGACATTGCGGCTTTCGAACGGGCTGGAGCTGGAGTCGGCGAGGGTGCTGAGCTGACTCTGAAGCGACGAGAGCTTGCCGTCCAGGTCGCTCACCACCGACTTGGTGCTCTGCTTCTGCTGGCGCTCGTTCTGAAGCTCCAGCTTGGGCTGGCGCTCAATCTGGAGCGTGCGCTGGATCAGTCGCTGGTACTGAGGGCTCAGGTTTGAGGGGCGAGACGGACCAACAGACGTTCCCATGGGTCTCTAGGAGATCAGTGAAGGATATAGCAGGTGGGGCGGGCAGGGCCGTCAGGTGGACTGTCCCTCGACGACGCCCTGCCTCCAACCGTCCCGAAGTTCTTCGAGCAGCCCGCGGATCATGTCGAGGTCTCCTGTCGCGCACTCGTTGAGGCAAAACTCGTAGATGCTCTCCAGACGCTCGGCTAGCTCGCCGCCCTGCTCCACATTCAGTGCTTTAATGAGCTCCATCAGGACCTCACGAAGGGTATCCCGGTCCTCCTGGTGGCAGGCCTGGATGCCCGCCTCG from the Salinibacter grassmerensis genome contains:
- the fliE gene encoding flagellar hook-basal body complex protein FliE; translation: MKAAQLQNFRQAAIQQTDEGGDDLPNLDEATDGPSFSDTLENAVEGVDEAQDTANEKVSAFVAGEEKDLHDVMISMNQARLQFELMNEVRSRGLQAYQKLMQTQI
- the flgC gene encoding flagellar basal body rod protein FlgC: MPIGNQFLPAMKTAARGLEAQRRKLGAATENLANASTSRTEDGDPFRIKRAVQEVDNADYERLNRGGLDPQLELRSTNARHLREASLPPEQATGDLGPKTEIEEIEKERLEYDPSHPDADEEGYVHYPDVNVAQEMARMTSANRVYEANLSAVEATKSMAQRTFEI
- a CDS encoding flagellar basal body rod protein FlgB, which gives rise to METTHVRLLRNAMSAYTQRRRAASSNLANVDTPGYDRMSVSFEEELQEVRRLSGSLREQSEVEADTEVEDEAPVLEEELMSLTDTQMRTRMASRALTEHFDLMRMGITGSAR
- a CDS encoding sensor histidine kinase, with the protein product MPPDTSPERTSVPTLEVPSTSSGAERPDATEGSSPAGGHDEALKHLTSVLTRHLAPLTNTIARHADRLVDAPDPKRRRESAMDVLAASAQIDDLLAALRHYSRPIDAAAQRVAVADAVEDTIGLLDDTAQTRVRMRVEPEADRSIDADPALLRQALLNLLKNALEATTAPETVLLRAARADDASDEAPQVAFEVWNDGEIELDDPSVVFQPFYSARPQHLGLGLPIAAHIAEQHDGSLRLSTNSVADGGTCFTLQV
- a CDS encoding sigma-54-dependent transcriptional regulator, with product MNTTSSTPPTTTSPHILAVDDEVMLHDVFERLFPREGIEVTACSSGTEAIELLEEEDAFDLVLTTHQMSGPDGMELLDHIQEHHPTVRVILLSDQDNAQNAVRAMQKGAADYIPKPFSTDELVDRVKDLLAEPAPSAQSGSLLGGDSAPSAANVTSADGAPTGSADDPDLSTSSSLSPQDGAPESDAQFVGEHKSVQHLKTMVPRVAQSEAPVFIHGESGTGKEILSQLVHDRSARADEPYVPINCAALPSDLVESHLFGHVEGAFTGAVDDMEGAFEQADGGTLLLDEITEIDCGVQAKLLRVLQEQQFQKVGASEKKEVDVRIVATSNRDLRTR
- a CDS encoding helix-turn-helix domain-containing protein; protein product: MLAEHFVEKYATQYNLPDKSLSHGLLQHFQTHSWPGNVRELENMIHRGVVMAADADTITKEHVLNASFTRDATTDADSNAGTGGTTLTQLSDGNGPPTIAEMERKLILRTVSQEDVSQKHAAEKLGVSARTIRNKLQEYRDEGFSI
- a CDS encoding flagellar protein FliT — protein: MAVSAERLDALLHLGERIAEAMEADDWGRVENLLDRRARTIDRLATDAGTDADASPSTTPDAEETDGVLRRKREALSDQHEALLDQLREREDEIEAELNQLQRLQRANDSYDDHTASSTPDQTGRDGVLPPELSG
- the fliD gene encoding flagellar filament capping protein FliD, which codes for MGTSVGPSRPSNLSPQYQRLIQRTLQIERQPKLELQNERQQKQSTKSVVSDLDGKLSSLQSQLSTLADSSSSPFESRNVSGASGTEAFSVSADETASVGSHSLAVDRLASEDGRVSKTYNSGGSGLRTFFDNNGQQTFSVEVASPTDSNPDAREQVSVTVDPSGSTNKEILGNIQTAVDDALQTAVDDGVISSDERPDVSVVSPTSDTARLSLRSSQKGYQGRLGFSDSGNGLLSELQVNASQKAGDSQGGFLTKVGSDEGSSKLTSEFTLDGLTLTRNSNEVTDALDGVTINLDKATGTESSFDVTADEEGAQSIVENFVDRVNEVISFLREKTEINPGSGEEGELADDTGFRRLSRQLRTDATRPVNGQPERLNTLADIGVEANRDGTLKLTDEDALRTAVRENQGALKDLFAGPDGVATRMKERVDQYADTGGLLDDRQDSIDSSIDRIDDRIDSLDERLQRRQQQLRGRFAQVQSTIRSLANQQRSISQRLF
- the fliS gene encoding flagellar export chaperone FliS, with translation MYSARQQYQQQSVQTASPEKLIEKLYEAGIQACHQEDRDTLREVLMELIKALNVEQGGELAERLESIYEFCLNECATGDLDMIRGLLEELRDGWRQGVVEGQST